Proteins encoded by one window of Xanthomonas sp. DAR 80977:
- a CDS encoding IS110 family transposase translates to MSLQRFVGIDVAKAELAIHVLPDGLDWTQANTPEEQARLALRLASLGCERIVLEASGGYERAVLQVLSQAGLPVVRLSAQRPRALAHALGLKAKTDALDARLLAVAAQCLPGQPTAVLPAPVQALRELLHLRSTLVAQRDAQRRCMEHVTCEAVRDQWLEVIALLQQRIKEISRQIAQVGAACSRLPTVPGLGPILRATLAARLPELGSVPPRKIAALVGLAPFNRDSGRWHGQRRIQGGRADVRRVLYMATWAAIRAGSPLSHTYARLTSAGKPAKVAIVACMHKYLRWLNAIARDQAPYSPPAIASA, encoded by the coding sequence ATGTCGCTGCAACGCTTTGTCGGGATTGATGTCGCCAAGGCCGAACTGGCCATTCATGTCTTGCCAGACGGGCTGGACTGGACCCAGGCCAATACGCCCGAGGAGCAGGCCCGCCTGGCCCTGCGGCTGGCGTCGCTGGGATGCGAGCGGATCGTGCTGGAAGCCAGCGGCGGCTACGAACGGGCGGTCCTGCAAGTGCTGTCACAGGCTGGCCTGCCCGTGGTCCGGCTGTCTGCCCAGCGCCCCCGGGCGCTGGCGCACGCGTTGGGGCTCAAGGCCAAGACCGACGCCCTGGATGCGCGGTTGCTGGCCGTGGCGGCCCAATGCCTCCCCGGTCAGCCCACTGCCGTGCTGCCTGCGCCAGTGCAAGCGCTGCGCGAACTGCTTCACCTGCGCAGCACCCTGGTCGCCCAGCGCGATGCGCAGCGCCGGTGCATGGAGCACGTGACCTGCGAGGCGGTGCGTGACCAGTGGCTCGAGGTGATCGCGCTGCTGCAACAGCGCATCAAGGAGATCTCCCGGCAAATCGCCCAGGTCGGTGCGGCCTGTTCACGCTTGCCGACCGTGCCTGGGCTTGGCCCGATCCTGCGCGCCACCCTGGCGGCCCGGCTTCCCGAGCTGGGCAGCGTGCCACCGCGCAAGATCGCCGCCTTGGTCGGGCTGGCGCCGTTCAATCGAGACAGCGGCCGCTGGCACGGCCAACGCCGCATCCAGGGCGGACGCGCCGACGTGCGGCGGGTGCTGTACATGGCCACCTGGGCCGCGATCCGTGCAGGCTCGCCGCTGTCACACACCTACGCACGCCTGACCAGCGCGGGCAAACCCGCCAAGGTCGCCATCGTCGCGTGCATGCACAAGTACCTGCGATGGCTCAACGCCATCGCACGCGATCAGGCACCTTACAGCCCCCCTGCGATCGCTTCTGCATGA
- the leuB gene encoding 3-isopropylmalate dehydrogenase, translating to MHADIVVLPGDGIGPEVTAAAVSVLRTIARRYQHSFEFHEHDIGGIAIDRHGEPLPAATLAACQQADAVLLGAVGGPKWSDPNARIRPEQGLLAIRRGLGLFANLRPVKPHPAALDASPIKPHLLTGVDIVVVRELTGGIYFGDKTRSATDASDLCRYSVEEIERVLRSAFRLAQQRRNHVTSVDKANVLETSRLWRDVAARIGRDEFPDVRLEHQLVDSMAMHLLAKPREYDVIVTENMFGDILTDEASMLAGSLGLLPSASLGEGRIGLYEPIHGSAPDIAGKGIANPYATILSAALLLRHSLGLSAEAEAIEQAVDAALNAQAFTADLAAPGHGISTNAAARAVVEQLQANGVVVEAGIRD from the coding sequence ATGCACGCTGACATCGTCGTCCTGCCCGGCGACGGCATCGGCCCCGAGGTCACCGCCGCCGCGGTCTCGGTGCTGCGCACCATCGCCCGCCGCTACCAGCACAGCTTCGAGTTCCACGAACACGACATCGGCGGCATCGCCATCGACCGCCACGGCGAGCCGCTGCCGGCGGCGACGCTGGCCGCCTGCCAGCAGGCCGATGCGGTGCTGCTGGGCGCGGTCGGCGGGCCGAAATGGTCCGATCCCAACGCCAGGATCCGTCCCGAGCAGGGCCTGCTGGCGATCCGCCGCGGCCTGGGCCTGTTCGCCAACCTGCGCCCGGTCAAGCCGCATCCGGCGGCGCTGGACGCCTCGCCGATCAAGCCGCACCTGCTCACCGGGGTGGACATCGTGGTGGTGCGCGAGCTGACCGGCGGCATCTACTTCGGCGACAAGACCCGCAGCGCCACCGACGCCAGCGACCTGTGCCGCTACAGCGTGGAGGAGATCGAGCGGGTGCTGCGCAGCGCGTTCCGCCTGGCGCAGCAGCGCCGCAACCACGTCACCTCGGTGGACAAGGCCAACGTGCTGGAGACCTCGCGGCTGTGGCGCGACGTCGCCGCGCGCATCGGCCGCGACGAATTCCCGGACGTGCGCCTGGAGCACCAGTTGGTCGATTCGATGGCCATGCACCTGCTGGCCAAGCCGCGCGAGTACGACGTGATCGTCACCGAGAACATGTTCGGCGACATCCTCACCGACGAGGCCTCGATGCTGGCCGGCTCGCTGGGCCTGCTGCCGTCGGCGTCGCTGGGCGAAGGCCGGATCGGCCTGTACGAACCGATCCACGGCTCGGCCCCGGACATCGCCGGCAAGGGCATCGCCAACCCCTACGCCACCATCCTCAGCGCCGCGCTGCTGCTGCGCCATTCGCTGGGGCTCAGCGCCGAAGCCGAGGCGATCGAGCAGGCGGTGGACGCCGCGCTCAACGCGCAGGCCTTCACCGCCGACCTGGCCGCCCCCGGCCACGGCATCTCCACCAATGCGGCCGCGCGCGCAGTGGTGGAGCAACTGCAGGCGAACGGCGTGGTCGTGGAGGCCGGGATTAGGGATTGA
- the leuD gene encoding 3-isopropylmalate dehydratase small subunit — MAGFAALTSASVVLRQTNIDTDQIIPARFLSTTERAGLGRNAFNDWRWQADGTPNPEFAFNQPHNAGRQILLAGRNFGCGSSREHAPWALTDLGLRAIVSSEIADIFRNNSLKNGLLPIVLAEADVQTLMQRPDDALTVDVAARELRTPDGRVYAFPLDEFSQTCLLEGVDELGYLLLRQPAIEQYEATHAR, encoded by the coding sequence ATGGCCGGATTCGCCGCCCTCACCTCGGCCAGCGTGGTGCTGCGCCAGACCAACATCGACACCGACCAGATCATCCCGGCGCGGTTCCTGTCCACCACCGAGCGCGCCGGCCTCGGCCGCAACGCGTTCAACGACTGGCGCTGGCAAGCCGACGGCACGCCGAACCCGGAGTTCGCGTTCAACCAGCCGCACAACGCCGGCCGCCAGATCCTGCTGGCCGGGCGCAACTTCGGCTGCGGCTCCTCGCGCGAGCACGCGCCGTGGGCGCTGACCGACCTGGGCCTGCGCGCCATCGTCAGCAGCGAGATCGCCGACATCTTCCGCAACAACAGCCTCAAGAACGGGCTGCTGCCGATCGTGCTGGCCGAGGCCGACGTGCAGACCCTGATGCAGCGCCCGGACGACGCGCTGACCGTGGACGTGGCCGCGCGCGAGCTGCGCACGCCCGACGGCCGCGTCTACGCCTTCCCGCTGGACGAGTTCTCGCAGACCTGCCTGCTGGAAGGCGTCGACGAGCTCGGCTACCTGCTGCTGCGCCAACCCGCCATCGAACAGTACGAGGCCACCCATGCACGCTGA
- a CDS encoding TolC family outer membrane protein, which yields MIRRSLVLALAAALFPLAANAADLLQVYEMARNSDPQLASAESNRLYEKEGAVQARAALLPQLNGSASLQRSHSEIDRASGELAGTSKSRSYAIQGSQTLVNFAQFSTLRAQKARSLAADYTLESANDDLIVRTSAAYFNVLVAIESLVAAETNEAAAKKQFDYADKRLEVGLAPITDVHEARAEYDQARADTITSRNSLQDLYQALTEITGQPVHDLRGLPEDFRPQLPANGGNIDSLIASALDKNPSLRSYQYQVQQAEDNVTTARAGHLPTLNLSASVGRDASWGDGVSGSNSPRTDSNVIGLTLNVPIFAGGATQSAVRQALAQRDIAQDTFEQQKRALDRNTRNAYQTVVAGISEIEARRLAVVSAQAAYDASQVGLEVGTRTVLDVVQNQRTLYQAQLDYAQARYNFLQNRLLLSQALGSLDVAEVQSINALLTQSAESKLNSGSSTQ from the coding sequence ATGATCCGCCGATCCCTCGTCCTGGCCCTGGCCGCCGCGCTGTTTCCGTTGGCCGCCAACGCCGCGGACCTGCTGCAAGTCTACGAAATGGCCCGCAATAGCGACCCGCAGCTGGCCAGCGCGGAATCGAATCGGCTGTACGAAAAGGAAGGCGCGGTGCAGGCGCGCGCGGCACTGCTGCCGCAACTGAACGGCTCCGCCTCGCTGCAGCGCAGCCACAGCGAGATCGACCGCGCCAGCGGCGAGCTGGCCGGCACCAGCAAGAGCCGCAGCTACGCGATCCAGGGCTCGCAGACGCTGGTCAACTTCGCCCAGTTCTCCACCCTGCGCGCGCAGAAGGCGCGCAGCCTGGCCGCCGACTACACGCTGGAATCGGCCAACGACGACCTGATCGTGCGCACCTCGGCGGCCTACTTCAACGTGCTGGTCGCGATCGAGTCGCTGGTCGCCGCGGAAACCAACGAAGCCGCCGCCAAGAAGCAGTTCGACTACGCCGACAAGCGCCTGGAAGTGGGCCTGGCGCCGATCACCGACGTGCACGAAGCGCGCGCCGAGTACGACCAGGCGCGTGCCGACACGATCACCTCGCGCAACTCGCTGCAGGACCTGTACCAGGCGCTGACCGAGATCACCGGGCAGCCGGTGCACGACCTGCGCGGCCTGCCGGAGGACTTCCGTCCGCAACTGCCCGCCAACGGCGGCAACATCGACAGCCTGATCGCCTCGGCGCTGGACAAGAACCCGTCGCTGCGCTCGTACCAGTACCAGGTGCAGCAGGCCGAGGACAACGTCACCACCGCGCGCGCCGGCCACCTGCCGACGCTGAACCTGTCGGCCAGCGTCGGCCGCGATGCCAGCTGGGGCGACGGCGTCTCCGGCAGCAACTCGCCGCGCACCGACAGCAATGTCATCGGCCTGACCCTGAACGTGCCGATCTTCGCCGGCGGCGCGACCCAGTCGGCGGTGCGTCAGGCGCTGGCGCAGCGCGACATCGCCCAGGACACCTTCGAGCAGCAGAAGCGCGCGCTCGACCGCAATACCCGCAACGCGTACCAGACCGTCGTCGCCGGCATCAGCGAGATCGAGGCGCGGCGCCTGGCGGTGGTGTCGGCGCAGGCCGCGTACGACGCCTCGCAGGTCGGCCTGGAAGTGGGCACGCGCACCGTGCTGGACGTGGTGCAGAACCAGCGCACGCTGTACCAGGCGCAGCTGGACTATGCGCAGGCGCGCTACAACTTCCTGCAGAACCGCCTGCTGCTGAGCCAGGCGCTGGGTTCGCTGGACGTGGCCGAGGTGCAGTCGATCAACGCGCTGCTGACGCAGAGCGCCGAGTCCAAGCTCAACTCCGGCAGCAGCACCCAGTAA
- a CDS encoding diguanylate cyclase, with product MKQGDQRQITTHGAPVLRRRLRVRVGLLLALLSACWAAVAAPAPTPLSEHGLTDRPTLVRWTMDEGLPHNLVHALAQDRDGLLWVGTWEGVARFDGRAFTVFDRQNTPGMEVSGVFAIVPERDGGVLIGTAYDGVFRYAGGRWEHLGDARAQRLQVASLLRDRDGALWVGTEDGLFRIEADGRLSAAGAAAGLPKARVAALLQQADGGVLVGTAQGLFRLDRAGARARHWGRTAAMRTAAVRRLSHDRDGGLLVAGDAGVFWLHADGQLQWLRQGQRVDAALQDRQGQLWTSLSSGQLLRRSPSGASEEMLSISGVVSPALIEDREGLIWAGSTDGLFRVAAGDAGGLTRHDGLGGDYVRVVQQSADGAIWIGHAAGLDRWQHGRVAALRIAASGRDPSVLALAAANDGGMWAGTYDQGVLLLAPDGTVRQRLGSEAGVPRAMVRALLQDADGGLWIGSNAGLAYRNRGRTRLYTLADGLPALQVQALYRDRAGVLWIGTSDGIAAISANGALRRWPAGAGFPAHNAFDFLADADGALWIASDRGLLRLRDGRFRVYDHRVGLPRDKLFRVIDDGRGQLWVTSNQGVFRIARDSIAQLDAGRRTQLAVDVVDRSDGMPGSQGNGSSAPAGWLSRDGNLLIPTSAGLALIDPALPSRHALRAPAVVIERLQVDGHEQPLRGDYRLPGSVDRLTVDYAGLSFRSPDKVRYRYRLHGFDRQWIDAGSGEEAVYTNLPPGDYRLEVQATTSAMDWSREDLVGRASLRLHVVPPFWQRGPFVVVAAMAFSGLLLWWYRGRSHRYLRRQRRLNRIIAERTHELRAKNLALKLADLEREELVRKLAYQAGHDALTGLANRRTADPHLTAALERALATQAPLCVALLDIDNFKRINDTYGHEIGDEVLRRVGEVLRATLGEHAFAARHGGEEFLLVLPGLDREPARARLEELRRRVAAVVVHDVDGQAVRCTASIGFACLGPALRTRRELLVMADRQLYQAKHEGRDRVVG from the coding sequence ATGAAGCAGGGGGACCAGCGTCAGATCACCACCCACGGCGCGCCGGTGCTGCGCCGACGCCTGCGCGTGCGCGTGGGCCTGCTGCTGGCGCTGCTGAGCGCCTGCTGGGCCGCCGTCGCCGCGCCGGCGCCGACGCCCTTGTCCGAGCACGGCCTCACCGATCGGCCGACGCTGGTGCGCTGGACCATGGACGAAGGCCTGCCGCACAACCTGGTGCACGCGCTGGCGCAGGACCGCGACGGCCTGCTCTGGGTCGGCACCTGGGAAGGCGTGGCGCGCTTCGATGGCCGCGCGTTCACCGTGTTCGACCGGCAGAACACCCCAGGCATGGAGGTGTCCGGGGTGTTCGCGATCGTGCCCGAACGCGATGGCGGGGTGCTGATCGGCACCGCCTACGACGGGGTGTTCCGCTATGCCGGCGGCCGCTGGGAGCACCTGGGCGATGCGCGTGCGCAGCGGCTGCAGGTGGCCTCGCTGCTGCGCGACCGCGACGGCGCGCTGTGGGTCGGCACCGAGGACGGGCTGTTCCGGATCGAGGCCGATGGCCGCCTGAGCGCGGCGGGCGCCGCCGCCGGCCTGCCGAAGGCGCGGGTCGCGGCGCTGCTGCAGCAGGCCGACGGCGGCGTGCTGGTGGGCACCGCGCAGGGCCTGTTCCGCCTCGACCGCGCCGGCGCGCGCGCGCGGCACTGGGGCCGCACCGCGGCGATGCGCACGGCCGCGGTGCGGCGCCTGAGCCACGACCGCGACGGCGGGCTGCTGGTCGCCGGCGACGCCGGCGTGTTCTGGCTGCATGCCGACGGCCAATTGCAGTGGTTGCGCCAGGGCCAGCGGGTCGACGCGGCGCTGCAGGACCGCCAGGGCCAGCTGTGGACGAGCCTGTCCAGCGGCCAGTTGCTGCGGCGTTCGCCCAGCGGCGCCAGCGAGGAAATGCTGTCGATCTCCGGGGTGGTCAGTCCGGCGCTGATCGAGGACCGCGAAGGCCTGATCTGGGCCGGCAGCACCGACGGTCTGTTCCGCGTCGCCGCCGGCGATGCCGGCGGCCTGACCCGGCACGACGGCCTCGGCGGCGACTACGTGCGCGTGGTGCAGCAGAGCGCCGACGGCGCGATCTGGATCGGCCATGCCGCCGGGCTCGACCGCTGGCAGCACGGCCGCGTCGCCGCGCTGCGCATCGCCGCCAGCGGCCGCGATCCGTCGGTGCTGGCGCTGGCCGCGGCCAACGACGGCGGCATGTGGGCCGGCACCTACGACCAGGGCGTGCTGCTGCTGGCGCCCGACGGCACGGTCCGGCAACGCCTCGGTAGCGAGGCCGGCGTGCCGCGGGCGATGGTGCGCGCGCTGCTGCAGGATGCGGACGGCGGGCTGTGGATCGGCAGCAATGCCGGCCTGGCCTACCGCAACCGCGGCCGCACCCGCCTGTACACCCTGGCCGACGGCCTGCCGGCGCTGCAGGTGCAGGCGCTGTACCGCGATCGTGCCGGCGTGCTGTGGATCGGCACCAGCGACGGCATCGCGGCGATTTCGGCCAACGGCGCGCTGCGGCGCTGGCCGGCCGGCGCCGGGTTCCCGGCGCACAACGCGTTCGACTTCCTGGCCGATGCCGACGGCGCGCTGTGGATCGCCAGCGACCGCGGCCTGCTGCGGCTGCGCGACGGCCGCTTCCGCGTCTACGACCATCGTGTCGGGCTGCCGCGCGACAAGCTGTTCCGGGTCATCGACGACGGCCGCGGCCAGCTGTGGGTGACCAGCAACCAGGGCGTGTTCCGGATCGCCCGCGACAGCATCGCGCAGCTCGACGCCGGGCGCCGCACGCAGCTGGCGGTGGACGTGGTCGATCGCAGCGACGGCATGCCCGGCAGCCAGGGCAACGGCAGCAGCGCGCCGGCCGGCTGGCTGAGCCGCGACGGCAACCTGCTGATCCCGACCTCCGCCGGCCTGGCCCTGATCGACCCGGCGCTGCCCAGTCGGCACGCGCTGCGCGCGCCGGCGGTGGTGATCGAGCGGCTGCAGGTCGACGGCCACGAGCAGCCGCTGCGCGGCGACTACCGCCTGCCCGGCAGCGTCGACCGGCTCACCGTCGACTACGCCGGGCTGAGCTTCCGTTCGCCGGACAAGGTGCGCTACCGCTATCGCCTGCACGGCTTCGACCGGCAGTGGATCGACGCCGGCAGCGGCGAGGAGGCGGTCTATACCAACCTGCCGCCGGGCGACTACCGCCTGGAAGTACAGGCGACCACCAGCGCGATGGACTGGTCGCGCGAGGACCTGGTCGGGCGCGCCTCGCTGCGGCTGCACGTGGTGCCGCCGTTCTGGCAGCGCGGCCCGTTCGTGGTGGTGGCGGCGATGGCGTTCAGCGGCCTGCTGCTGTGGTGGTACCGCGGCCGCAGCCATCGCTACCTGCGCCGCCAGCGCCGGCTCAACCGCATCATCGCCGAGCGCACCCACGAGCTGCGCGCGAAGAACCTGGCGCTGAAGCTGGCCGATCTGGAGCGCGAGGAACTGGTGCGCAAGCTCGCCTACCAGGCCGGCCACGACGCGCTGACCGGCCTGGCCAACCGGCGCACCGCCGATCCGCACCTGACCGCGGCGCTGGAGCGCGCGCTGGCCACCCAGGCGCCGCTGTGCGTGGCGTTGCTGGACATCGACAACTTCAAGCGGATCAACGACACCTACGGCCACGAGATCGGCGACGAGGTGCTGCGCCGGGTCGGCGAGGTGTTGCGCGCCACGCTCGGCGAACATGCGTTCGCCGCGCGTCACGGCGGCGAGGAATTCCTGCTGGTGTTGCCGGGGCTGGACCGGGAGCCGGCGCGGGCGCGGCTGGAGGAACTGCGCCGCCGCGTGGCCGCGGTGGTGGTCCACGACGTCGATGGCCAGGCGGTGCGGTGCACGGCCAGCATCGGCTTCGCCTGCCTGGGCCCGGCGCTGCGCACCCGGCGCGAACTGCTGGTCATGGCCGACCGCCAGCTGTACCAGGCCAAGCACGAGGGCCGCGACCGGGTGGTCGGGTAG
- the waaA gene encoding lipid IV(A) 3-deoxy-D-manno-octulosonic acid transferase has translation MRNDFIERLLRGLYSAVLYMLLPVTVYHLVWRGFRVRQYFQRWDERYASYPQARGRPRVWLHAVSVGEVNVAAPVVNALRAQRPDIRWVITTITPTGSERVRALWGDALDHVYLPYDVPGSVGRFLQHFRPSLALILETELWPNMLFGCRDRNIPVYVLNARLSARSLRGYRLLRPLIGRALRTVTCVAAQSQADAERFVELGAQPQQVRALGNLKFDIDVPAQLPAFVAAFAARVASSRPVWIAASTHEGEEAAVIEMHRQLRRQSPDLLLLWAPRHPERFAKVEALSRDQGWRVATRRQQQWPGAEDSVFVIDTLGELMMFYACAQVAFVGGSLQPIGGHNLLEPAAVGTPSVSGPHLHNFAEISRRMREAGAVAICEDAAAVCAALRELLDDAAARARMAEAGCALVANGRGALQRTLQLIAEHLPPVAHEVPADE, from the coding sequence ATGCGCAACGATTTCATCGAGCGGCTGCTGCGCGGCCTGTACTCGGCCGTGCTGTACATGCTGCTGCCGGTCACCGTCTATCACCTGGTCTGGCGCGGGTTCCGCGTGCGCCAGTACTTCCAGCGCTGGGACGAGCGCTATGCCTCGTATCCGCAGGCGCGCGGGCGGCCGCGGGTGTGGCTGCACGCGGTGTCGGTGGGCGAGGTCAACGTCGCCGCGCCGGTGGTCAATGCGCTGCGCGCGCAGCGCCCGGACATCCGCTGGGTGATCACCACCATCACCCCGACCGGGTCGGAGCGGGTGCGCGCGCTGTGGGGCGATGCGCTGGACCACGTCTACCTGCCGTACGACGTGCCCGGCAGCGTCGGCCGCTTCCTGCAGCATTTTCGCCCGAGCCTGGCGCTGATCCTGGAAACCGAGCTGTGGCCGAACATGCTGTTCGGCTGCCGCGACCGCAACATCCCGGTCTACGTGCTCAATGCGCGGCTGTCGGCGCGCTCGCTGCGCGGCTACCGCCTGCTGCGGCCGCTGATCGGACGCGCGCTGCGCACGGTGACCTGCGTGGCCGCGCAGTCGCAGGCCGACGCCGAACGCTTCGTCGAGCTCGGCGCGCAGCCGCAGCAGGTGCGCGCGCTGGGCAACCTGAAGTTCGATATCGACGTGCCCGCGCAGCTGCCGGCGTTCGTCGCCGCGTTCGCCGCGCGGGTGGCGTCGTCGCGCCCGGTGTGGATCGCCGCCAGCACCCACGAGGGCGAGGAGGCGGCGGTGATCGAGATGCACCGGCAACTGCGCCGGCAATCGCCGGACCTGTTGCTGCTGTGGGCGCCGCGCCATCCCGAACGCTTCGCCAAGGTCGAGGCGCTGAGTCGCGACCAGGGCTGGCGCGTGGCCACCCGGCGCCAGCAGCAGTGGCCCGGCGCCGAGGACAGCGTGTTCGTGATCGATACGCTGGGCGAATTGATGATGTTCTACGCCTGCGCCCAGGTCGCCTTCGTCGGCGGCAGCCTGCAGCCGATCGGCGGGCACAACCTGCTGGAGCCGGCTGCGGTCGGCACGCCGTCGGTGAGCGGGCCGCACCTGCACAATTTCGCCGAGATCTCGCGGCGCATGCGCGAGGCCGGAGCGGTCGCGATCTGCGAGGACGCCGCGGCGGTGTGCGCGGCGCTGCGCGAGTTGCTGGACGATGCGGCCGCGCGCGCGCGCATGGCCGAAGCCGGCTGCGCCCTGGTCGCCAATGGCCGCGGCGCGCTGCAGCGCACGCTGCAGCTGATCGCCGAGCATCTGCCGCCGGTGGCGCACGAGGTGCCGGCGGACGAGTAG
- a CDS encoding TetR/AcrR family transcriptional regulator has translation MVSKPSVVASPKSSSRTAGPGRPKDMGKRAAILEAAKQMFTELGFGGVSMDGIAARAGVSKLTVYSHYGDKETLFAEAVRAQCQALLPDDLFGHALKGPLRAQLVEIGLAFFAMISSEAAMATHRMMLAPGTGDEHVREMFWNAGPKRTQQDLAQLLQAHVAAGELEIADLNLAASQFFCLIKGELHSLMMCGLCRDPSRAQIQAHVQASVDFFLRAYAAR, from the coding sequence ATGGTCAGCAAACCCTCCGTCGTCGCCTCGCCCAAATCCTCTTCCCGCACCGCCGGGCCTGGCCGTCCCAAGGACATGGGCAAGCGCGCTGCGATCCTGGAAGCGGCCAAGCAGATGTTCACCGAACTGGGCTTCGGCGGGGTCAGCATGGACGGCATCGCCGCGCGCGCCGGGGTCTCCAAGCTCACCGTCTACAGCCACTACGGCGACAAGGAGACCCTGTTCGCCGAGGCGGTGCGCGCGCAATGCCAGGCGCTGCTGCCCGACGACCTGTTCGGGCATGCGCTGAAAGGGCCGCTGCGCGCGCAACTGGTCGAGATCGGGCTGGCGTTCTTCGCGATGATCAGCAGCGAGGCGGCCATGGCCACCCACCGCATGATGCTCGCCCCCGGCACCGGCGACGAGCACGTGCGCGAGATGTTCTGGAATGCAGGTCCCAAACGTACCCAGCAGGACCTGGCGCAGCTGCTGCAGGCGCATGTCGCCGCCGGCGAGCTGGAGATCGCCGACCTGAACCTGGCCGCCTCCCAGTTCTTCTGCCTGATCAAGGGTGAACTGCACTCGCTGATGATGTGCGGGCTGTGCCGCGACCCCAGCCGGGCGCAGATCCAGGCCCATGTCCAGGCCAGCGTGGACTTCTTCCTGCGCGCCTATGCCGCGCGCTGA
- a CDS encoding protein-L-isoaspartate O-methyltransferase family protein produces MTIDYSQAREKMVEQQVRPWDVLDLRVLDVLARLPRETFVPEGHRAVAYADLEIPLGHGQSMMKPVIEGRMLQALDLQPGEDVLEIGTGSGFISACLGELGREVVSLEIEPALAAAARANLDAAGLGSNVRIDTADAFGWHSERRFDVVCVTAAVTEIPAQFLAWLRPGGRLFAIRGRAPVMDAVLVHAEAGAPRVESLFETDLAYYLRGAAPVPQFTF; encoded by the coding sequence ATGACGATCGACTACTCCCAAGCCCGCGAAAAGATGGTTGAACAGCAGGTGCGTCCCTGGGACGTGCTCGACCTGCGCGTGCTCGACGTGCTGGCGCGGCTGCCGCGCGAGACCTTCGTGCCGGAAGGCCACCGCGCGGTGGCCTATGCCGACCTGGAGATCCCGCTGGGCCACGGCCAATCCATGATGAAGCCGGTGATCGAGGGCCGCATGCTGCAGGCGCTGGACCTGCAACCGGGCGAGGACGTGCTGGAGATCGGCACCGGCAGCGGTTTCATCAGCGCCTGCCTGGGCGAGCTCGGCCGCGAGGTGGTCAGCCTGGAGATCGAACCGGCCCTGGCCGCCGCCGCGCGCGCCAACCTGGACGCCGCCGGGCTGGGCAGCAACGTGCGCATCGACACCGCCGACGCGTTCGGCTGGCACAGCGAGCGCCGCTTCGACGTGGTCTGCGTCACCGCGGCCGTCACCGAGATCCCGGCGCAGTTCCTGGCCTGGTTGCGTCCGGGCGGGCGCCTGTTCGCGATCCGCGGCCGCGCCCCGGTCATGGACGCGGTGCTGGTCCACGCCGAAGCCGGCGCGCCGCGCGTGGAATCGCTGTTCGAAACCGACCTGGCGTATTACCTGCGTGGCGCAGCGCCGGTCCCCCAGTTCACATTCTGA